A section of the Roseivirga sp. BDSF3-8 genome encodes:
- a CDS encoding DUF5522 domain-containing protein, which yields MNGKQRPVLEEGKDYYVENGFMVFTERYHRKRGHCCQSGCRHCPYGFRREK from the coding sequence ATGAATGGTAAACAACGTCCTGTTTTGGAAGAGGGTAAGGATTACTACGTAGAAAACGGTTTCATGGTCTTTACAGAAAGATACCACCGGAAACGTGGGCACTGCTGCCAAAGTGGCTGCCGCCATTGCCCTTATGGTTTTCGCCGAGAAAAATAA
- a CDS encoding DUF4249 domain-containing protein, which translates to MRRRLSLRLSTYLILFIPALITWGCEDVVDIDLDQGETLLVVDGNVYDNEGPYTVRLNLTAPYFANAPLPAAEGAKVTITDNEGTSDRLTETDPGVYVTDSLQGVPGRTYTLTVDYAGETYTAVSLLRAAPQIDSVYYTFEEEQAFQDAGYFLYYYGPELPGQGDHYRLKVYRNGEQLTDPDDLIFFPDRLVNGNYLFDLQINSDPFEEQDEFSLDLLSITESHYFYLLELQEQTNNGGLFSDPPANIRTNVVNTNPDGPAAVGWFTAAGINSIEGSIEGNEGVVYP; encoded by the coding sequence ATGCGGAGACGATTATCTCTCAGACTATCGACTTATCTGATTCTGTTTATTCCCGCTCTCATAACATGGGGCTGTGAAGATGTGGTGGATATAGACCTGGACCAGGGGGAGACACTGCTGGTGGTAGATGGTAATGTGTATGACAATGAGGGGCCTTATACAGTCAGGCTTAACCTGACTGCGCCATACTTTGCAAATGCTCCGCTGCCTGCAGCCGAGGGGGCCAAGGTAACCATCACTGATAATGAAGGAACCAGTGACCGGCTTACCGAAACGGACCCCGGGGTGTATGTAACTGATTCACTACAGGGGGTGCCGGGTCGCACGTATACATTAACGGTGGACTACGCTGGGGAGACCTATACCGCTGTAAGCCTACTGAGGGCGGCCCCGCAAATAGACTCTGTGTACTATACATTTGAAGAAGAGCAGGCCTTCCAGGATGCGGGCTATTTTCTTTACTACTATGGACCTGAGCTACCCGGACAGGGTGACCACTACCGGCTTAAGGTGTACCGGAACGGGGAGCAACTAACAGATCCGGATGATTTGATATTTTTCCCTGACCGCCTTGTAAATGGTAATTACCTTTTTGACTTACAGATAAATTCTGACCCTTTTGAGGAGCAAGATGAGTTCAGCCTGGATCTGTTGTCCATTACCGAGAGCCATTACTTTTACCTGCTGGAACTACAGGAGCAAACCAATAATGGGGGCCTGTTTTCCGATCCTCCGGCTAATATCCGGACCAATGTGGTAAATACGAATCCGGACGGACCGGCAGCAGTAGGCTGGTTTACCGCAGCAGGCATTAATTCGATTGAAGGCAGTATAGAAGGAAATGAAGGGGTGGTGTACCCCTGA
- the cysS gene encoding cysteine--tRNA ligase, giving the protein MRNDTIRDVFIYNSLTRSKEKFEPINEGLVGLYVCGPTVYGDPHLGHARSAITFDIVRRYLAFLGYRVRHVRNVTDVGHLEDELSGSGEDRISKKAKLEKLEPMEIAHSYTLSYRASMDKLNNLPPSIEPTATGHIQEQIDIIEKILQNGYAYEVNGSVYFDLKKYTDSHEYGKLSGKVLDDLVVGTRETEGLDEKRSPFDFALWKKAKPEHIMRWKSPWSVGFPGWHLECTAMSTKYLGNPFDIHGGGMDLQFPHHEAEIAQNVCATGESPVNYWMHNNMVTIDQQKMAKSLGNFINLEEFFTGDHEKLEQAYTPMTVRFFLLQAHYRSTIDFSNEALKAAEKGYKRLMNSLKNVRAMEYAGKGEPDKAWQEKISKSIQDCYTHMSDDFNTARALASLYELTSFFNEVHAGKLQPAVLGKDLFEKARATFDGMITDVMGLLPEDGGGEKRLEGTVELLIELRKKAKEEKNYDVSDHIRDELKNLGIQLKDEKGGGTTFTLD; this is encoded by the coding sequence ATGCGCAACGATACGATCAGAGATGTTTTTATATATAACTCCCTGACCAGGAGCAAGGAGAAGTTTGAACCTATAAATGAAGGGCTTGTGGGACTATACGTTTGCGGCCCTACTGTTTATGGTGATCCTCACCTGGGGCACGCGCGTAGTGCGATTACCTTTGATATTGTTCGCCGGTACCTCGCTTTTTTAGGCTACAGGGTACGCCATGTGCGTAATGTGACTGATGTAGGGCACCTCGAAGATGAGCTTAGCGGGTCAGGTGAAGACCGCATCAGTAAAAAAGCCAAGCTTGAAAAGCTGGAGCCTATGGAAATAGCCCACTCCTATACGCTCAGCTATCGCGCGTCTATGGATAAGCTTAATAACCTGCCCCCAAGCATTGAACCAACTGCCACCGGGCATATACAGGAGCAGATCGATATCATCGAAAAGATACTGCAAAATGGCTATGCCTATGAAGTGAATGGATCCGTGTATTTCGATCTGAAAAAATATACTGATTCACACGAATACGGAAAGCTTAGTGGTAAGGTGCTTGACGACCTGGTTGTGGGTACCCGCGAAACGGAAGGGCTTGATGAAAAACGCAGCCCCTTTGATTTTGCTCTCTGGAAAAAAGCTAAACCTGAGCATATCATGCGATGGAAGAGCCCCTGGAGCGTAGGGTTTCCAGGCTGGCACCTTGAGTGTACGGCTATGAGTACCAAATATCTGGGTAACCCCTTTGACATCCACGGCGGCGGTATGGATCTGCAGTTTCCACACCACGAGGCAGAGATTGCACAGAATGTATGTGCTACCGGTGAAAGCCCGGTAAACTATTGGATGCATAATAATATGGTGACAATAGACCAGCAAAAGATGGCTAAGTCTCTGGGAAACTTCATCAACCTTGAGGAGTTCTTTACCGGTGATCACGAGAAGCTGGAGCAGGCCTATACACCTATGACTGTACGGTTTTTTCTGTTGCAGGCCCATTATCGCAGCACCATAGATTTTAGTAACGAGGCCCTCAAGGCGGCTGAAAAAGGCTACAAACGGCTGATGAACTCCCTTAAAAATGTAAGGGCTATGGAATATGCCGGTAAGGGAGAGCCTGACAAGGCATGGCAGGAAAAGATTTCCAAGAGCATACAGGACTGCTACACTCATATGAGTGATGACTTCAATACAGCCAGAGCACTGGCGTCATTATATGAGCTTACCTCCTTTTTTAATGAAGTACATGCCGGTAAGCTGCAACCTGCTGTGCTTGGTAAAGACCTGTTCGAGAAAGCCAGAGCTACTTTCGATGGTATGATAACGGACGTGATGGGACTGTTGCCTGAAGACGGTGGAGGGGAGAAGCGATTAGAAGGTACCGTAGAGCTGCTCATTGAACTTCGCAAGAAGGCTAAGGAAGAGAAGAACTACGATGTGAGCGATCATATCCGTGATGAACTTAAGAACCTTGGCATACAATTAAAGGATGAAAAAGGGGGCGGTACTACATTTACACTTGACTGA
- the feoB gene encoding ferrous iron transport protein B produces MKETIAEKGERKLKVALIGNPNSGKSSLFNHLTGLNQKVGNFPGVTVDKKTGSLRLDAQTKAEIIDLPGTYSIYPRSADERVVFEVLSGSDATVKPDIAVVVADVTNLRRNMLLFSQIYDLGVPVVLVLNMVDIAEDLGIFVNEAYLGKMLGIPVLKMNARKGTGIDKLKHLLTTEIPSPSRLFWVPNGTSSPVLEKINEACGLENPYQGYQMAMQAEQNTWIDPDLRSRILGWNDLYGFNKKEAQAQETTQRYAKINNMLKEAVRWPEEKEEKPSFSDKLDKVLTHKIFGYLIFTVVLFLIFQAIFAWATIPMDFIDLIFSEGSGLVKQYFPAGPLTDLLAEGIIPGIGGIVIFIPQIALLFAFIALLEESGYMARVVFLMDKIMRKFGLNGRSVVPMLSGVACAVPAIMAARTIESTRDRLITIFVTPFMTCSARLPVYAILIALVVPDTTYFGVLNLQGIVLLGLYMLGVVGALITAVLMKWVMKHEATGFLIMELPSYRSPRWKNVGFTILNRVKTFVFEAGKIIFAISIVLWVLASYGPAEEMARAEEVVRSEAPAGLSENEIDVRIASYKLEHSFAGKFGHFIEPVIRPLGYDWKIGIALVTSFAAREVFVGTMATIYSIGEDFEDATTIQDRLRSEINPRTGGPMYTPAVAFSLLVFYAFAMQCMSTFAIVKRETKSWKWPIIQTGYMTLMAYVGALITYQLMS; encoded by the coding sequence ATGAAGGAAACAATAGCGGAGAAAGGCGAAAGGAAGTTAAAGGTAGCTCTTATCGGGAATCCCAACTCCGGTAAATCCAGCTTATTCAATCACCTTACCGGGCTAAATCAGAAGGTAGGCAACTTCCCGGGTGTTACGGTAGACAAAAAGACCGGCTCTCTCCGCCTTGATGCGCAAACCAAAGCAGAAATAATCGATCTCCCCGGCACTTACAGCATTTACCCCCGTTCGGCCGATGAGCGTGTGGTATTTGAGGTATTGAGCGGTAGCGATGCCACTGTGAAACCGGATATTGCTGTGGTGGTAGCGGACGTGACGAACCTGCGCAGAAATATGCTGCTGTTCTCACAAATATATGACCTGGGGGTACCGGTGGTGCTGGTCCTAAACATGGTGGACATTGCTGAAGACCTGGGTATCTTCGTCAATGAAGCCTACCTGGGCAAAATGCTGGGTATCCCTGTGCTGAAAATGAACGCGCGCAAAGGAACAGGCATCGATAAGCTAAAGCACTTACTGACTACAGAGATACCAAGTCCCAGCCGTCTTTTCTGGGTGCCCAACGGCACATCTTCTCCCGTACTGGAAAAAATAAATGAAGCCTGTGGCCTGGAAAACCCTTACCAGGGATACCAGATGGCGATGCAGGCTGAACAGAATACTTGGATCGATCCTGACCTTAGGAGCCGTATCCTGGGCTGGAATGACCTTTATGGCTTTAACAAGAAGGAGGCTCAGGCGCAGGAAACCACCCAGCGCTACGCCAAGATCAATAATATGTTGAAAGAGGCCGTACGCTGGCCTGAGGAGAAAGAGGAAAAGCCTTCCTTCTCGGACAAGCTGGATAAGGTGCTTACGCATAAAATCTTCGGCTACCTTATTTTTACCGTTGTTCTCTTCCTGATCTTCCAGGCTATATTCGCATGGGCCACCATACCCATGGATTTTATCGACCTGATATTCTCGGAGGGCAGTGGACTGGTAAAACAGTACTTCCCGGCAGGCCCGCTTACGGATCTACTTGCAGAAGGTATTATTCCCGGCATAGGGGGTATCGTAATATTTATCCCTCAGATAGCTCTTCTTTTTGCCTTCATCGCCTTACTGGAGGAGTCCGGCTATATGGCGCGTGTGGTATTCCTGATGGATAAAATCATGCGCAAGTTTGGCCTTAATGGACGGAGTGTGGTACCCATGCTATCCGGTGTGGCCTGCGCTGTACCAGCTATAATGGCGGCCCGCACAATCGAAAGCACCCGCGACAGACTGATAACCATCTTTGTCACACCCTTTATGACCTGCAGTGCCAGGTTGCCCGTATATGCTATACTTATAGCACTGGTGGTACCCGACACCACCTATTTTGGAGTACTTAATCTACAGGGTATAGTACTGCTGGGCCTCTACATGCTTGGTGTAGTCGGGGCATTGATTACGGCTGTACTGATGAAGTGGGTCATGAAGCATGAGGCTACGGGATTTCTGATAATGGAATTACCCTCTTACCGGAGCCCAAGGTGGAAAAACGTCGGGTTTACTATTCTAAACCGGGTAAAAACCTTCGTATTTGAAGCAGGTAAAATAATCTTTGCTATATCCATCGTGCTATGGGTACTGGCCTCGTATGGCCCTGCTGAAGAAATGGCAAGGGCAGAAGAGGTAGTACGCAGCGAGGCACCTGCAGGTCTGAGTGAAAATGAGATAGACGTACGAATAGCGAGCTATAAGCTGGAACACAGCTTTGCGGGCAAGTTTGGTCATTTTATCGAGCCAGTAATCAGGCCACTTGGTTATGACTGGAAGATCGGTATCGCACTAGTAACCTCATTTGCCGCCAGGGAGGTGTTCGTAGGCACTATGGCAACTATTTATAGCATAGGTGAGGACTTTGAGGATGCTACCACCATACAGGACAGGTTACGCTCTGAGATCAACCCCCGTACCGGAGGCCCTATGTATACCCCGGCGGTGGCCTTTTCCCTGCTGGTATTTTATGCGTTTGCCATGCAGTGCATGAGTACCTTTGCCATTGTAAAAAGAGAAACGAAGAGCTGGAAATGGCCAATTATCCAAACAGGATATATGACACTGATGGCATATGTGGGCGCGTTAATTACCTACCAGCTGATGAGCTGA
- a CDS encoding M23 family metallopeptidase — translation MARIKYYYNTETCRYERVQTRTSDIIFNVLGILILCGFFGFISFAVYMRFFDSPKEARLKEELQEMAFYYQKLEKEVSSMDKKMVDLQQRDDNVYRTIFGVDPLPGETRQMGVGGVDRYKALKASRLSDKEMILSLSKSVDELKRKATVQHKSYDDIMKLAMNKDKMWASIPAIQPISNKELTRLSSGFGYRIHPIYKVKKLHTGIDFSAPTGTPIYATADGKVVKLRNAKTGYGKEIEIDHGYGFKTKYAHMNDFNVKRGQTVKRGECIGYVGSTGTSTAPHLHYEVMKQGKKINPMHYFFGDLNAEEYEKVVELATIENQSLGG, via the coding sequence ATGGCTCGAATAAAATACTACTACAATACTGAGACGTGCCGTTACGAACGCGTTCAAACCAGAACCTCCGACATCATTTTCAATGTGCTGGGGATACTGATTCTGTGTGGTTTTTTCGGATTCATCAGTTTTGCTGTTTACATGCGCTTTTTTGATTCCCCGAAAGAAGCCAGGCTGAAGGAAGAACTCCAGGAGATGGCCTTTTACTACCAGAAGCTCGAAAAAGAGGTCTCCTCTATGGATAAAAAAATGGTAGACCTGCAGCAGCGTGATGACAATGTTTACCGTACTATTTTCGGGGTAGATCCTTTGCCCGGTGAAACCCGGCAGATGGGTGTTGGTGGTGTGGATCGATACAAAGCACTCAAGGCTAGCCGTTTGTCTGATAAAGAAATGATCCTGAGTCTTAGTAAGTCAGTAGACGAGTTAAAGCGTAAGGCCACAGTCCAGCACAAGTCATATGACGATATCATGAAACTTGCAATGAACAAGGACAAGATGTGGGCTTCCATACCTGCCATACAGCCTATCAGTAATAAAGAGCTTACCCGACTTAGTAGCGGCTTTGGTTATAGAATACATCCTATTTATAAAGTAAAGAAACTTCATACCGGCATTGATTTTTCGGCTCCTACCGGCACGCCAATCTATGCAACGGCAGATGGTAAGGTAGTAAAGCTTAGAAACGCTAAAACCGGCTATGGTAAGGAAATCGAAATCGATCATGGGTATGGCTTTAAGACCAAGTATGCCCACATGAATGATTTCAATGTGAAAAGAGGGCAGACTGTTAAACGTGGCGAATGCATAGGCTACGTAGGTAGTACAGGTACCAGCACCGCCCCTCACCTTCACTACGAAGTAATGAAGCAAGGGAAGAAGATTAACCCTATGCACTACTTCTTCGGTGACCTGAATGCTGAAGAGTATGAGAAAGTTGTCGAGCTGGCCACTATTGAAAACCAGTCACTGGGAGGCTGA
- a CDS encoding carboxypeptidase-like regulatory domain-containing protein, translated as MNRKILLTGRLLTLCLLLISTLVNAQASYSVNGYITDASTGEGLIGVTVVVKELEKGATTNPYGYYSITLPAGEYTLVYSYIGFEEKTISLDLTESRTLNVALAEQTTELAEVVISDTPIDENVQSTDMGVNKVDMKTISRMPALLGEVDVVRSIQLLPGVSSVGEGASGFNVRGGGVDQNLVLLDEAPVYNSSHLFGLFSVFNPDAVKDVELIKGGIPAVYGGRLSSILDVRMKEGNTQRFTGNGGIGTVSSRLTLEGPIIKDKASFIVAGRRSYADLLLKLTGDEDLSDNTLYFYDLSAKGNYRINDKNTVFLSGYFGRDVSKFSDEFAFDWGNATGTVRWNHLFNERWFANFTFAYSDYKYSLGIPEGAQAFDWDAGIINYNAKADFNYFIKPGNTFNFGFNAIHYEFKPGLIQPGSGNSIFNRLELDSQYAVEGAVYADHEWEVNDRISLRYGLRLSHFRYLGPQTVYAYEGETGERKEPVDAETFTSGETIEDYSYLEPRFSMRYELNGVSSLKLSYNRMAQYIHLISSSTAASPLDIWSPSTRNIKPGIAHQVAAGYFRNLQENTIETSAEVFYKTLENQVDYVDGADLLLNEFLEGDLLYGRGRAYGLELYARKKEGRLNGWVSYTLSRSERQVDGINNDEWYAVKYDRTHVLNVVGLYDLNDRWNLSANFAYATGVATTFPNARFVWDGITAPHNTEQKRNNYRIPPYHRLDLSATLKGRSRGRFSHEWVFSVYNVYGRRNPFTIYFQQNEDMPQNTEAVRLSIFGTILPSVTFNFKF; from the coding sequence ATGAATAGAAAAATACTCCTTACCGGCAGGCTGTTAACCCTCTGCTTACTGCTTATATCAACATTAGTCAATGCTCAGGCTAGCTACTCTGTGAATGGCTATATAACGGATGCATCTACAGGAGAAGGCCTTATTGGTGTGACGGTAGTGGTAAAAGAACTTGAGAAAGGTGCCACTACGAATCCTTACGGATACTACTCCATTACCCTCCCGGCGGGAGAGTATACCCTGGTATATAGCTATATCGGTTTTGAGGAAAAAACTATATCCCTTGACCTCACGGAAAGCAGGACGCTTAATGTGGCGCTTGCGGAGCAGACTACAGAACTGGCCGAGGTGGTAATCTCAGACACGCCCATAGACGAAAATGTACAGAGTACGGACATGGGGGTGAATAAGGTGGACATGAAGACCATAAGCCGGATGCCTGCTCTGCTGGGTGAGGTGGATGTGGTACGATCCATACAACTGTTGCCCGGAGTGAGCTCGGTAGGAGAGGGAGCCTCCGGATTTAATGTACGCGGAGGGGGTGTGGACCAGAATCTGGTGCTGCTGGATGAAGCTCCTGTGTACAACAGTTCTCACCTTTTTGGTCTGTTTTCAGTGTTTAACCCTGATGCGGTAAAAGATGTAGAGCTGATAAAAGGGGGTATCCCTGCCGTGTATGGTGGCAGGCTTTCCTCAATACTGGATGTGCGCATGAAGGAAGGAAATACCCAGCGCTTTACCGGCAATGGCGGCATAGGTACGGTATCTTCCCGCCTTACCCTAGAAGGACCTATCATTAAAGATAAAGCCTCCTTTATAGTGGCCGGGAGGCGCTCCTATGCTGATCTGCTGCTGAAGCTTACCGGAGATGAGGACCTGAGTGACAATACGCTCTACTTTTATGATCTGAGTGCTAAGGGTAACTACCGGATCAACGATAAAAATACCGTATTCCTCTCAGGCTATTTCGGGCGCGATGTATCTAAGTTCTCAGATGAGTTTGCCTTTGACTGGGGCAATGCCACCGGTACGGTGCGCTGGAACCACCTATTTAATGAGCGTTGGTTTGCTAACTTCACTTTTGCCTATAGTGATTACAAGTACTCACTGGGCATACCCGAGGGGGCACAGGCTTTCGACTGGGATGCCGGCATCATAAATTACAATGCCAAAGCTGACTTTAACTATTTTATCAAGCCTGGTAATACCTTCAATTTCGGCTTCAATGCTATTCATTATGAATTCAAACCGGGGCTGATTCAACCCGGTAGCGGGAATTCTATATTTAACCGGCTTGAACTGGATAGCCAGTATGCTGTAGAAGGGGCTGTATACGCAGATCATGAGTGGGAGGTAAACGACCGCATCAGTTTACGGTATGGCCTGCGCCTATCGCACTTCCGCTACCTGGGTCCGCAGACGGTGTATGCGTATGAGGGGGAGACCGGAGAAAGAAAGGAGCCGGTAGATGCTGAAACGTTTACTTCCGGAGAGACTATTGAGGATTACTCTTACCTGGAGCCGCGTTTTTCCATGCGGTATGAACTAAATGGAGTGAGTAGTCTGAAACTGAGCTATAACAGGATGGCGCAGTACATTCACCTTATAAGCAGCAGTACGGCAGCATCACCGCTGGATATATGGTCGCCCAGTACCCGCAATATAAAGCCCGGTATTGCCCACCAGGTGGCTGCAGGGTACTTCAGGAACCTTCAGGAGAATACTATCGAGACTTCTGCAGAGGTGTTTTACAAAACACTGGAAAACCAGGTGGACTATGTGGATGGGGCGGATCTGTTACTGAATGAATTCCTGGAAGGTGACTTGCTGTACGGCCGGGGAAGAGCGTATGGCCTGGAGCTGTATGCCCGCAAAAAAGAGGGACGCCTGAACGGCTGGGTTAGTTACACGCTATCCAGAAGCGAACGCCAGGTGGATGGTATAAATAATGATGAATGGTATGCAGTAAAGTATGACAGGACGCATGTGCTGAATGTGGTGGGCCTTTATGACCTGAACGACCGGTGGAATCTAAGTGCCAACTTTGCCTATGCCACCGGGGTCGCTACCACCTTTCCTAATGCGCGGTTTGTGTGGGATGGCATCACAGCACCTCATAATACTGAGCAAAAGCGGAATAATTACCGCATTCCGCCTTACCATCGTCTGGATCTGTCTGCTACACTGAAAGGGCGCAGCAGAGGACGATTTAGCCACGAATGGGTATTTTCAGTATACAATGTATACGGACGCAGAAATCCGTTCACCATTTACTTCCAGCAAAATGAAGACATGCCTCAGAATACCGAAGCGGTAAGGCTGTCCATATTCGGTACCATCCTACCTTCTGTCACCTTTAACTTTAAATTCTGA
- a CDS encoding alpha/beta fold hydrolase — protein sequence MHHFFTFILSFSLFCLPGLSMAQNEEQTLLASNASLETTESVANEESRKVLSYRTQGSGPVIYLFADGPGMNSHYLDEVGKALADHGYTAVVPESKHANFSGDMEAEPISLKGYVEDIEYLRKSRGDDKIILFGHKWGGILAMAYMAEYGSHVNKVVLSGSAGTHMGYFQDYGSRMVQKVSPYERNLIGQIKDSLSNGGDPLLLGQELLRISALAQLHNKEKYASELEDRVIDITLFNEKVYSHMIRQMRTDGYDLRDDLMRFYSPVLVVQGEFDINGKQHAMNLADSFPDASLQFIEESASYPWIENPEAYYEAIAGFMK from the coding sequence ATGCACCATTTTTTTACTTTCATTCTTTCTTTCTCTTTATTCTGTCTGCCTGGCCTATCTATGGCCCAAAATGAAGAGCAGACTTTACTCGCTTCAAATGCTTCCCTAGAGACTACCGAATCAGTAGCCAACGAGGAAAGCAGAAAGGTCTTGTCTTACCGCACCCAAGGCTCAGGCCCGGTTATTTACCTCTTTGCAGACGGACCGGGCATGAACAGCCACTACCTGGATGAGGTAGGCAAAGCGCTTGCTGACCACGGCTACACCGCAGTAGTGCCTGAATCAAAGCATGCCAATTTTTCCGGTGATATGGAGGCAGAGCCTATTTCTTTGAAGGGCTATGTCGAAGATATCGAATACTTGAGAAAGTCCAGGGGAGATGACAAGATCATCTTATTCGGGCATAAATGGGGCGGAATTCTGGCGATGGCTTATATGGCCGAATATGGCTCTCACGTGAACAAAGTGGTATTGAGTGGCTCGGCAGGCACACATATGGGGTACTTTCAGGATTATGGCTCGCGTATGGTGCAGAAAGTGTCTCCTTATGAAAGGAATCTGATAGGTCAAATTAAAGACAGTCTCAGCAATGGTGGTGATCCCTTACTGCTGGGTCAGGAATTACTCCGCATTTCTGCTCTTGCTCAATTGCATAACAAAGAGAAGTATGCGTCTGAATTAGAGGATAGAGTAATTGACATCACGCTGTTCAATGAAAAAGTCTATAGTCATATGATCAGGCAAATGAGAACTGACGGATATGATCTACGCGATGATCTTATGCGATTTTATAGCCCGGTATTAGTGGTTCAGGGAGAATTTGACATCAATGGAAAACAACATGCCATGAATCTGGCAGACTCATTTCCAGACGCTTCTCTACAATTTATAGAAGAAAGTGCTTCTTACCCCTGGATAGAAAACCCAGAGGCTTACTATGAGGCGATAGCTGGATTTATGAAGTAA